CTACTACAATGATATTAGCTAACTTAGCTGGAGTTAAAGTATTTGCTACAGGAGGTATAGGTGGTGTACATAGGGGAGCTCAAGAAACATTTGATATATCTGCTGATTTACAAGAATTAGCAAATACAAATGTTGCAGTAATTTGTGCAGGCGCTAAATCTATACTAGATATAGGTCTTACTTTAGAATATTTAGAAACTAACGGTGTTCCGGTTGTAGGTTTTGAAACTGAAGAATTCCCTGCATTCTACACTAGAAAAAGTGGATTTGGAGTTGATTATAAGGTTGAGTCTTCTTTAGAAGTAGCTTCAGCATTAAAAGCTAAGTGGGATTTAAATCTAAAAGGTGGTATGGTAATAGGTAATCCAATACCTAAAGAGTTTGAAATGGATTATGATACTATAAACAACGCTATTGAATCAGCTTTAAAAGAAGCTGAGGAAAAAAATATAGCTGGTAAGAAGGTAACACCATTCTTATTAGATAGAGTAAAGACTATCACAGATGGAAAGAGCTTAGATGCCAATATAGAACTAGTTTATAATAACGCTAAAGTTGCAGCTCAAATAGCTAAAGACTTATCAGAGTTAAAATAAAAAAAGGAGCTTTAGCTCCTTTTTTTATTCTTCTTTTAAATTAGGGATTACTTTTTTTACTTCTTCCACTTGATGCCACGTCTTATCGATGTCGTTATCCTTAACGTAATCCTTTAAAGAATTTAATGATGTAAATTCTTTTGTAGATAGATTATCATCTTCATCAATGAATTTTAGTAAAAACATCTTATCTCCTTATTTTCCACAACATTTCTTGAATTTTTTACCGCTTCCACATGGACAAGGCTCGTTTCTTCCTATCTTGTCATCTTTAACTACTGTTTTTGTAGCTTTGAAAGCTTTTTGTAATTCTTTTTTCTTATCTTCTGATAATATTCCATTCCATCCTTCTAAGTTATATAACCAGTGAGCTTCTACTGCTACCATATTGTAGTATAACTTTTCCCAGTCTATTTCTAATTTTATTTCTGTATCAGCTTCTATAGTTTCTAATTTTTCTTCTGAAAATTCTTCTTTTAAACTTTCACTTATTCCATCTATGAATCCCATCATGTATTCAACAGATGTATTGTGAGCAGCTGCTAAATCGCTAACTTTTCCTTCTATAACATCTTTCTTATTGTTTAATATTTCATTGTATATTTCTGTTTCTTTCTTTAAGTACTCTTCCCAGAACTTTATTTCTTCTTCTTGGCTATTGTGGTTTTCACTTAATGATCTCCATGTAGTATATAAACTCATTTTAATTTCCTCCTAGTTCATGAATAAATCATGCTTAATTATAAATATCTAACTCTTATATTATATCATAATTGAATAATTCTTTTAATACTTTTATAGCATAGTCCTGTTCTATAAAAAACGGGCTACTTGCAATAGTTATAACCTTAGCTCTATCTATATATTCTTTTATCTTATTTACTCTTAAATCATAGGATATATATTCCATATCTTTAGAAAATATATCTAAATCTATATCTAATACTATTTCACCCTCAACATCTAAGTCAAATCCATAAGTGCTATCTATTATTACAGCTTCTGAAAATATATCGTGATGTAATGCAGGTTTTATAAAGTTCCCTACATTTAAAACATAGTTTGTGTACCTAAATACATCATCTATATCATTTATGTCAACGTTATAATTTTCGGGCTCTCTCATGTCTTTATGTTGGTCTATGTGAACTAGTTTGCATCCTTTATTAAACATCCCTTTTTTTAAACTTTTAATCCAAAAGTAAAAAGAGTGATTATGGTTATCAAAAATATAGATATCTTTATCTTTATAGTTAAACTTAACCATATTCTCTAATCCTATAGCATTCATTTCTTTATCAAAATCAATTTCACTAAATACTATTTTTTCTCCAACCTTTATAGAATCCAAATTTCCTTCTATCAACTTAGGAACAAATATTTTTTTATTTTTTCTTTCATCATAAGAAAATATATTATTTCCAACAGGCTCATCTATATAAAATCCATTGTACTTTTCCATATTTAAACCTCAAATAAATTCCAAGGATATTCATTAGGAGGTTCACAGATAAATTCCATTTTTTCCTTAGTAGTCGGATGGTCTATTTCAATTTTATAAGACCATAATGCTATTTGATCTCCAACTTTATTTATATTTTGACCATATCTTTGGTCTCCAAATAGAGGATGTCTTCTGCTTGAGAATTGAACTCTTATTTGATGAGATCTTCCAGTTTTTAAATCTACTTCAACCATGCTAAATTTATCTTTTTTTCCTAATGTAGTATAGCTTAACTCTGCATTTTTAGCATCTTTATGATCTTTATTAACTACACTGACCATATTAGTCTTTTTATTTTTATAAAGAAAATCTTTTAAAGTATCTGCATCTTTTTTCATACTACCGTTTAATACAGCCCTATATGTCTTTTTAAATGTTTTATTTCTGACTTGTTCCGATAGTCTAGATGCAGCTTTAGATGTCTTTGCAAACACCATTGCTCCACCTACAGGTCTATCTAGTCTGTGTACAAGTCCTATGAACACATTTCCAGGTTTATTGTATTTAGCTTTTACATATTGCTTCAAAAGATTAACCATATCTTTATCATTAGTATCATCACCTTGCGATAATATATTTACAGGCTTTTCTACAACTAATAAATGATTATCTTCATATAATACTTTTACCATTATTTAGACTCCCATCTTCCAAATATACCACAAGGAAGAACTTTACCATCTTTTGATGTAGGTAACCCTATTTCTCCACCATATATATTTCCACCTTTAGCATGCTTAGCAACTGTTGCATCTAATATATGCTCAAGTATAATTGGTGATAATCCTGTTGTGTATGAGTTTATTAAGAAGAATAAAGGCTTATCTGATAAAACTTTTGTACATAATTCAACTAGTCCATATAATTTTTCTTCTATTTGCCATACTTCACCTTTAGGTCCTCTTCCATATGAAGGTGGATCCATTATTATAGCATCGTATTTATTTCCTCTTCTAATTTCTCTTTCTACAAACTTAACAACATCATCTACTATAAATCTTACTTTTCTATCTCCTAATCCAGAAGTTTGTAAATTTTCCTTTGCCCAAGTTACCATACCTTTAGATGCATCTACATGACATACTTCCGCTCCAGCAGCTGCACAAGCAACAGTTGCTCCACCTGTATATGCAAATAAGTTTAAAACTTTTATAGGTCTGCCAGCATTTTTTATCATGTCCATTGACCAATCCCAGTTAGCAGCTTGCTCTGGGAATAATCCTGTATGCTTAAATCCAGTTGGACTTATATTGAATTTAAGGTTTTTATAACTTATTGTCCACTTTTCTGGATATTTCTTTTTATGTTCCCATTGACCTCCACCTCTACTACTTCTGTGATAATGTCCATGTGGGTTTTTCCATAATCCTTTTTCTTCAGCAATCGGCCACATAACTTGAGGATCTGGTCTTCTTAAAACAACATTTCCCCAACGCTCTAATTTTTCTCCGTTACCCATATCTATAAGTTCATAATCTTTCCATTTATCAGCTAATAATAACATTGATTTCCTCCTAAAAAATTAATCTCAATTTATGTATTATATCATATTATTCCTTGATATTTTGAGTATTTTAAAGAGTTTATATACTTATTCTTAAAATTTGGTAATACTATTGTATAATAGTATTGTATTAAAATTTTAAATGTTTACTTAGGAGGGGTTTTTTATGGCAAGTCAAAAAATATTAGATGCATTAAACAATCAGCTTCAAATGGAGTTCTTCTCTGAATATTTCTATATGTCTATGGAGGCATACTTCATGGATAACAATTTAGATGGTTTTGCAAACTTCTTTAATGTACAAGCTAAAGAAGAAAGAGATCATGCTTATAAGTTATTTAATTACATAAGTAGAGCTGGTGGAAAAATAGTTTTACAAGCTATTGAACAACCTAAGAGTGACTTTGAAAGTCCTTTAGAAGTTTTTGAATTAGCTTTAAACCACGAAAAACTTATAACTAATTCAATTCATGAGTTAACTGATTTAGCAATATCTGAAAAAGATCATACAACATCTTCTTTCTTAAGATGGTTTATAGATGAGCAATCTGAAGAAGAAGAAAGCATGGAAAAAATAGTTAGAAAGTTAAGATTACTAAAAAATGATCCTGCTGGTCTTTTAATGATTGACCAAGAGTTAGCTCAAAGAACTTACGTACCAATAGCTCCAAATGCTTAAAAT
The nucleotide sequence above comes from Paraclostridium bifermentans. Encoded proteins:
- a CDS encoding pseudouridine-5'-phosphate glycosidase, which gives rise to MLEKYLNVHPEVKKALAEGLPVVALESTIISHGMPYPKNIEMAKTVSKIIRENGAIPATIAIIDGVLKVGLTTEEIEFLGTSKDVVKASRRDLPFIISKKLNGATTVATTMILANLAGVKVFATGGIGGVHRGAQETFDISADLQELANTNVAVICAGAKSILDIGLTLEYLETNGVPVVGFETEEFPAFYTRKSGFGVDYKVESSLEVASALKAKWDLNLKGGMVIGNPIPKEFEMDYDTINNAIESALKEAEEKNIAGKKVTPFLLDRVKTITDGKSLDANIELVYNNAKVAAQIAKDLSELK
- a CDS encoding class I SAM-dependent methyltransferase, yielding MLLLADKWKDYELIDMGNGEKLERWGNVVLRRPDPQVMWPIAEEKGLWKNPHGHYHRSSRGGGQWEHKKKYPEKWTISYKNLKFNISPTGFKHTGLFPEQAANWDWSMDMIKNAGRPIKVLNLFAYTGGATVACAAAGAEVCHVDASKGMVTWAKENLQTSGLGDRKVRFIVDDVVKFVEREIRRGNKYDAIIMDPPSYGRGPKGEVWQIEEKLYGLVELCTKVLSDKPLFFLINSYTTGLSPIILEHILDATVAKHAKGGNIYGGEIGLPTSKDGKVLPCGIFGRWESK
- a CDS encoding peptide arginase family protein — translated: MEKYNGFYIDEPVGNNIFSYDERKNKKIFVPKLIEGNLDSIKVGEKIVFSEIDFDKEMNAIGLENMVKFNYKDKDIYIFDNHNHSFYFWIKSLKKGMFNKGCKLVHIDQHKDMREPENYNVDINDIDDVFRYTNYVLNVGNFIKPALHHDIFSEAVIIDSTYGFDLDVEGEIVLDIDLDIFSKDMEYISYDLRVNKIKEYIDRAKVITIASSPFFIEQDYAIKVLKELFNYDII
- a CDS encoding SEC-C metal-binding domain-containing protein — its product is MSLYTTWRSLSENHNSQEEEIKFWEEYLKKETEIYNEILNNKKDVIEGKVSDLAAAHNTSVEYMMGFIDGISESLKEEFSEEKLETIEADTEIKLEIDWEKLYYNMVAVEAHWLYNLEGWNGILSEDKKKELQKAFKATKTVVKDDKIGRNEPCPCGSGKKFKKCCGK
- a CDS encoding ferritin, which gives rise to MASQKILDALNNQLQMEFFSEYFYMSMEAYFMDNNLDGFANFFNVQAKEERDHAYKLFNYISRAGGKIVLQAIEQPKSDFESPLEVFELALNHEKLITNSIHELTDLAISEKDHTTSSFLRWFIDEQSEEEESMEKIVRKLRLLKNDPAGLLMIDQELAQRTYVPIAPNA
- a CDS encoding RluA family pseudouridine synthase, with amino-acid sequence MVKVLYEDNHLLVVEKPVNILSQGDDTNDKDMVNLLKQYVKAKYNKPGNVFIGLVHRLDRPVGGAMVFAKTSKAASRLSEQVRNKTFKKTYRAVLNGSMKKDADTLKDFLYKNKKTNMVSVVNKDHKDAKNAELSYTTLGKKDKFSMVEVDLKTGRSHQIRVQFSSRRHPLFGDQRYGQNINKVGDQIALWSYKIEIDHPTTKEKMEFICEPPNEYPWNLFEV